The genomic segment GAGCGGATGCAGCAGCCCGGTGGCCTTGGCGACGTTCGGCGGCCAGGACTCCGTGGCGACCGTCAGCGCCGGAAGCCGAGGCACCCCGGCGAGCACCTCCCCGCCCCCGGTCTGGATGTCCAGCGCCGCGGTGGCCCGCGCCATCCGCTCACCCATGGCCCGCGCGTACCCCCAGGAGGGCCGTTCCTCGCTCGCCCGCCCGTCGAGCCAGGAGAAGTCCCAGCCGTCGACGGACACGGTCTCGGCCTCGGCCACCAGTTCCTCGAAGCTGCGCATCATGCCCCCCACCCTGACACCGCGCCAGGGCACGGGCCAGCGGATTTCCCGGGGCGCCGGGCGGGTCGCGCCGCGGGCACCGGGCGGGGTTACGCCGGGGCCGACGCCTTCGCCGCCATCGCCGTCGCGGCGTCGCGGGCCGCGGTGCGGGTGCGGTGGGCGTTGTGCAGGGCGTCCCAGGTGAGGAGGACGAGGGCGGCCCAGACGAGGGCGAAGCCGGCCCAGCGCTCGGGCGGCATGGCCTCGTGGAAGTAGACGAGTCCGAGGAGGAACTGGAAGACCGGGGCGAGGTACTGCAGCAGCCCGATGGTGCTGAGCGGGAGCCGGATGGCGGCGGCGCCGAAGGCGATGAGCGGGCCGGCGGTGACCAGGCCGCAGGCGATGAGGAGGGTGGCGTGGCCGGGGCCCTCGGAGGTGAAGGTGGCGTTCCCCTGGGCGCCGAGGAAGATCAGATAGCCGAGCGCGGGCAGGAACTGCACGGAGGTCTCGGCGGCCAGTGACTCCAGCCCGCCCATGCCGACCTTCTTCTTGATGAAGCCGTAGGTGGCGAACGAGAAGGCGAGGGTGAGGGCGATCCACGGCAGCCGCCCGTACCCGATGGCCAGGACGAGTACGGCGGCGACGCCGATGCCGACCGCGGTCCACTGCAGCGGCCGCAGCCGTTCGCGCAGCACCAGGACGCCGATGGCGATGGTGACCAGCGGGTTGATGAAGTAGCCGAGCGAGGTCTCGACGACATGGCCGGAGTTGACGCCCCAGATGTAGAGGCCCCAGTTGACCGAGACCACGGTGGCGGCGACCGCGAGCAGGCCGAGCCGCTTGGGCTGCCGCAGCAGCTCCGGTATCCAGGCCCAGCGGCGCATGACCAGCAGGATCACCGCGACGACGGCGAGCGACCAGACCATCCGGTGGGCGAGGATCTCCAGCGCTCCGGCGGGTTCGAGAAGCGGCCAGAAGAGCGGGAAGGCGCCCCAGAGTCCATAGGCGCCGAATCCGTACGCAAGGCCCGCGCGGTGCTCGTTCACTGGTTGCGACAACGGATGCTCCTCCGGCAGACGCCAATGCTCGAAGGTAGCGCCGACGAGCCCCGCCTGTCATGGCCGTCTTGCTTAACGGTCATGACAGGCGGGGCTTAACAGATGCCGGTCCGGGATCCGCAGGTCGGAGCGGTGCGGCCGGCGGGCGGGTCAGACCTTCAGCGCCTCGGCGAGCGTCACCGTGAGCGGGGTGGTCGGGCGGCCGATCAGCCGGGCCAGGTCGCCGGTGGTGAGGGCGAGGCGGCCGCGCGAGATCGCGTCGTCCACGTCGGCGAAGATCTCGGCGAAGTCCGCGGGCATTCCCGTACCGGTCAGCAGCGCGCGGAAGTCCTCGGCGGGCAGGTCGGTGTAGACGATCTCCTTGCCGGAGCGCTTCGCCACTTCGGCGGCGTACTCGGCCAGGGTCCAGGCGCTGTCGCCGCTCAGCTCGTAGGCGGCGTTCTCGTGACCGTCCCCGGCCAGCACGACGGCGGCCGCGGCGGCGTAGTCCCGGCGGGCGGCGGTGGCGACCCGGCCCTCGCGGGCGCTGCCGACGACGGCGCCGTGCTCCAGCACCGTGTCGAGCCGGCCCGTGTAGTTCTCGGTGTACCAGCCGTTGCGCAGGAACGTGTACGGCAGCCCGGACGCGAGGATCAGCTGCTCCGTCTCGCGGTGGGCGGACGCGAGCAGGAAGTCCGCCTCGGGGCCGCCGAGGATGCCGGTGTAGACGAGCCGGGCCACCCCGGCCTCCTTGGCGGCGTCGATCACCGCGGTGTGCTGCGCCACCCGGCCGTGCAGATCGTTGCTGGAGATCAGCAGCACGGAGTCGCCGGGGCGGAAGGCGGCCTTGAGCGTCTCCGGGCTGTTGTAGTCGGCCGTCCGCAGTTCGACGCCGCGGGCGGCGAGGTCGGCGGCCTTGTCCGCGTCGCGGACCACGGCGGCGATGCGGTCGCCGGGCACGCGCTCCAGCAGCTCGTCGATGACGAGGCGGCCGAGCTGTCCGGTGGCTCCGGTGACAACGATGCTCATGGTGAGTGCTCCCCTGTAATAGCGGCTCGGCCGGGTGACCGCGCCGGATCGGCTTATGCACTCACCCTAAGACCTGCACTAACTAATCGTAAGTACCCACTTTGAGGTAAGGTACTGCCATGAGCGTAAGTATCGAGCCCAGTGCACTGGAGCAGCTGGTCGCCAGTGGGCCCCCACGGGATGTTCCCGACGTCTTCTCTGCGGACTGCCCCTCGCGGGTGGTGCTGGAGCACGTCACCAGCCGCTGGGGCGTGCTCGTCCTCGCCGCGCTGATCGACGGGACGCACCGGTTCAGCGCGCTGCGCCGGCAGGTGGGCGGGGTGAGCGAGAAGATGCTCGCCCAGACGCTCCAGGCGCTGGAGCGGGACGGCTTCGTGCACCGCGAGGCGTACCCCGTGATCCCGCCGCGCGTCGAGTACTCCCTCACCCCGCTCGGTGAGGGCGCCGCGCGGCGCGTCTGGGAGCTCGCCTGCTGGATCGGCGGCTCACTGCCGGACGTGTTCGAGGCGCGCGCGACGTACGACGCCGCGCGCTGAACGAACCGGCCCGCGAACGAGCGCTGAACGATCCGGCCCGCTGAACGGCGATGCCCGCCGGGGGAGTCGTCGAACTCCCCGGGCGGGCATCCGCGTGGACCGCTCCGTCGTGTGCCGGTGCGCTGGTGTGGCGCTGTGCCGGTGTGGTGCTGTGCGGTGGTGTGCCGGTCGTCAGCCGACGACCGTCCAGGTGTCCTGGCCGGCGAGCAGCGCGGCGAGGTCGCCCTTGCCCTTCTCCTCGACGGCCCGCTCCAGCTGGTCCGACATGTCGGCGTCGTAGACCGGCCGTTCGACGCTGCGCAGCACCCCGATGGGGGTGTGGTGCAGCGTGTCCGTGTCGGCGAGGCGCGACAGGGCGAAGGCGGTGGTGGGCGACGCGGCGTGGGAGTCGTGGACGAGCACCCCTGCCGTCCCTTCCACGGTCACGTCGATCACCTTGAGTTCGCCGGTGGCCATGTCCCTGACGACGCCCTTGGAGCCCAGACCGTCCTCGGCCGGCGCGCCGAACCGGATCGGCTGCCCGTGCTCCAGCCGGATCAGGGCGTCCTGCGCCGTCTGCTGGTCCTTGAGCGCGTCGAAGGCGCCGTCGTTGAAGATGTTGCAGTTCTGGTAGATCTCCACGAGTGCGGTGCCCGGGTGGGCGGCGGCCTCGCGCAGTACCGACTGCAGGTGCTTGCGGTCGGAGTCGATGGTGCGCGCCACGAAACCGGCCTCGGCGCCGATGGCGAGCGAGACCGGGTTGAACGGCGCGTCCAGTGAGCCCATCGGGGTCGATTTGGTGATCTTGCCGACCTCGGAGGTGGGCGAGTACTGGCCCTTCGTCAGACCGTAGATCCGGTTGTTGAACAGCAGGATCTTGAGGTTGACGTTGCGGCGCAGCGCGTGGATGAGGTGGTTGCCCCCGATGGACAGCGCGTCCCCGTCGCCGGTGACCACCCAGACGCTCAAGTCCCTCCGGGACGAGGCGAGTCCGGTGGCGATGGCCGGGGCGCGGCCGTGGATGGAGTGCATCCCGTAGGTGTTCATGTAGTACGGGAAGCGCGACGAGCAGCCGATGCCGGAGACGAAGACGACGTTCTCGCGGGCGAGTCCCAGCTCGGGCATGAAGGACTGGACGGCGGCGAGGACCGCGTAATCACCGCAGCCGGGGCACCAGCGCACCTCCTGGTCCGTCTTGAAGTCCTTCATCGACTGCTTGGTGTCGGACTTGGGGACCAACGACAGGGCCGGGAGCCCCGGCGTGGGGTGGTCGGCGATGGTTGCCTCAGACATCTGCGCCCTCCTCCATGATGGCGTGAGCGAGCTGTTCGGCCTTGAACGGGAGGCCGGTGACCTGGTTGTACGAGCGGGCGTCCACCAGGTACTTCGCCCGCAGCAGGTGGGCGAGCTGGCCGAGGTTCATCTCGGGGACCACCACCTTGTCGTAACGCTTCAGAACCTCTCCGAGATTCCTCGGGAACGGGTTGAGGTGGCGCAGATGGGCCTGCGCGACCTGGCCGCCGCCGGCCCGGATCCGCCGTACCGCGGCGGTGATCGGACCGTACGTCGAGCCCCAGCCGATCACCAGCGTGCGGGCGTGCGGCTGTCCGTCGACGACGCTCGGGTCGTCGACCTCCACGTCCGGTACGTCGATGCCGTCGATCTTCGCCTGGCGGGTGCGGACCATGAAGTCGTGGTTGGCCGGGTCGTAGGAGATGTTGCCCGTGCCGTCCTGCTTCTCGATGCCGCCGATCCGGTGTTCGAGACCGGGCGTGCCGGGCACCGCCCAGGGGCGGGCCAGCGTCTGCGGGTCGCGCTTGTACGGCCAGAACGCCTCGTCGCCGTTGTCCAGCGTGTGGTTCGGGCCGGTGGCGAACTGCACCCGCAGGTCCGGCAGTTCGTCGATGTCGGGGATCCGCCACGGCTCGCTGCCGTTGGCCAGGTAGCCGTCGGACAGCAGGAACACCGGGGTGCGGTAGGCGAGGGCGATCCGGGCCGCCTCGATGGCGGCGTCGAAGCAGTCGGCGGCGGTGGCCGGGGCCACGATCGGCACCGGCGCCTCGCCGTTGCGCCCGTACATCGCCTGCAGCAGGTCGGCCTGCTCGGTCTTGGTCGGCAGTCCGGTGGACGGGCCGCCGCGCTGGATCGCCACCACCAGCAGCGGCAGTTCCAGCGACACCGCCAGCCCGATGGTCTCCGACTTCAGCGCCACACCGGGTCCCGAGGTGGTGGTGACGGCCAGCGCCCCGCCGAACGCCGCGCCGAGCGCCGCGCCGATGGCCGCGATCTCGTCCTCGGCCTGGAACGTCCGCACGCCGAAGTTCTTGTGCTTCGACAGCTCGTGCAGGATGTCGGAGGCCGGGGTGATCGGGTACGAGCCCAGGTACAGCGGCAGGTCGGCCTGCTTGCTCGCGGCGACCAGGCCGTACGACAGCGCCAGGTTCCCCGAGATGTTGCGGTAGGTGCCGGCCGGGAAGGCGGCGGAGGCCGGGGCGATCTCGTAGGAGACCGCGAAGTCCTCGGTGGTCTCCCCGAAGTTCCAGCCGGCCCGGAACGCCGCGACGTTGGCCTCGGCGATATCGGGCTTGTTCGCGAACTTCTTCCGCAGGAACTTCTCGGTTCCCTCGGTCGGCCGGTGGTACATCCACGACAGCAGGCCCAGCGCGAACATGTTCTTCGCGCGCTCCGCGTCCTTGCGCGCCAGCCCCGAGTCCTTCAGGGCCTCCACGGTCAGGCTCGTCAGCGGCACCGGATGGATCGCGTACGCCTCCAGCGAGCCGTCCTCCAGCGGGCTGGCCGCGTAACCGACCTTCGCCATCGCCCGCTTGGTGAACTCGTCCGTGTTGACGATGATCTCCGCGCCGCGCGGCAGATCGGCGATGTTCGCCTTCAGCGCGGCCGGGTTCATCGCGACGAGCACGTTGGGCGCGTCGCCGGGCGTGAGGATGTCGTGATCGGCGAAGTGGAGCTGGAAACTGGACACACCCGGCAGGGTTCCCGCGGGTGCCCGGATCTCGGCGGGGAAGTTCGGCAGCGTGGAGAGGTCGTTCCCGAACGACGCCGTCTCCGAGGTGAACCGGTCACCCGTGAGCTGCATTCCGTCACCCGAGTCCCCGGCGAACCGGATGATCACCCGGTCCAGCCGCTGGACCTCCTTGGCCGGTTTGCGCTGTTCACCGAGCAGCGGCTGTCCTACGGCTGGGCTGCTGACCTGGCTGGTCACTGAATCGGACCTCCTTCGAGGCGGCGGCTCACGGACACGGTCATGACCGTTGATCCCACCCACATGCTACGGGGGTAAGGGTCACCTTCCTGGGGTTTGACCGCTTCCTGCACGTCGCGCTGAGCTTTTCTCTGCCACGTTGTGTCACAGTTCGATCGCCCCCCAAGCCCTCACTCGTACGACGCTGTCGCGTGGTGCTTCAGTTCTACGACCGCGCGCATGAGTGGGACTCAATGCCAGTGCGTGCTGCTCCGTACCGGTGTGTGGTGCGCCGTGCCCGAACGGCCGGTGCGCCATGCCAGCATCTGACACTCTGTCAGATGATCATGAATTGAGATAGGTGAGTACGGCCAGCACCCGCCGGTGATCCCCGCCACTCGGTGCCAGCCCCAGCTTCAGGAAGATATTGCTCACGTGCTTCTCCACCGCGCCGTCGCTCACCACGAGTTGAGCGGCCACCGCGGAGTTCGTCCGGCCCTCGGCCATCAGGCCCAGCACCTCGCGCTCGCGCGGCGTGAGCCCCGCCAGAACGTCCTGCTTCCGGCTCCGGCCCAGCAGCTGCGCCACGACCTCGGGGTCCAGCGCGGTACCGCCCTGGGCCACCCGGACCACGGCGTCCACGAACTCGCGGACCTCCGCCACCCGGTCCTTGAGCAGATAGCCGACGCCACGGCTGCTGCCGGCCAGCAGCTCCGTCGCGTACTGCTCCTCGACGTACTGCGACAGCACCAGCACACCCACCCCGGGATGCTCCCGGCGCAGCTGAACGGCGGCCCGCACACCTTCGTCCGTATGGGTGGGCGGCATCCTGACGTCCGCCACCACCACATCGGGGAGATCGCCCTCGTCCGCCATTTCTCCGATGACCTTGATCAGTGCCACGGCGTCGCCCACTCCCGCGACGACATCGTGACCCCGGTCGGTCAGCAGCCGGGTCAGGCCCTCCCGAAGCAGTACCGAATCCTCGGCGATGACGACCCGCACCCTGTCTCCCACGTTTTCCAGCCCCCCACATTCGATGTGACCACCCCAGCATTTCAGTATCCGGACCCGGGATGGGGAGCCTGCCGCCCCCAATCGCCGGACGGATCAGGATTTCCGGGTCCGGCCGGCGACGAGGGGCGTGGGGTGGGGGCGGTTCCAGCGGGTGGAGGTCGCGCGGAAACCGGGGCGTTCCAGGGGCGGCGGGTACGCCCGGGGCGGGCCCGGCCGGTGCCGGGGAACCCGCTGGGTGTCACACCCGCCAGGGGAGTTCGGCGGTGATCCGGGTCGGGCCGCCGGCGGGGGAGTCGACGGCCAGCACACCGTCGACGGCGTCCAGCCGCTCCATCAGCCCCGCCAGCCCCGAACCGGCCGAGGTGTCGACGCCGCCGACGCCGTTGTCGGAGACGTACAGCATCATCCGGTCCGCGGACCGCCAGATGTCGACCTGGGCCTTGGAGGCCCCGCTGTGCTTGCTGATGTTCTGCAGCAGCTCGGAGACCGTGAAGTACGCGATGCCCTCGATCGCGGGCACCGGGCGGGCCGGCAGGTCCACGGTCACGCTCACCGGTACCGTGCAGCGCGCGGCGACCGACGACAGGGCCGGGCCGAGACCGCGGTCGGTGAGGATCGCGGGATGGATGCCGCGGGCCAGATCGCGCAGCTCCTGGAGGGCGATCTTCACCTCGCCGTGCGCCTCGCCCACCATGACGGCCGCGGCCTGCGGGTCCTCCAGCAGCTTCTCCTTGGCCAGCCCGAGGTCCATGGCCAGGGCGACGAGCCGGGCCTGGGCGCCGTCGTGCAGATCGCGCTCGATGCGCCGCAGGTCGGCCGCCGCGTGGTCCACGACGACTCCTCGGTCGGACTCCAGCTCGGTGACCCGGGTGGCCAGCTTCGACGGGCCGAGCAGCCCCGACACCATCAGCCGGTCGACGTGCGCCATGCCGCGGAACATCCACGGGGCGGCGAGGACGAGGACCAGGCCCACGCTGGAGGTGAGCACCATGTCGCCGGCGGTGTGCAGGTACCAGCCGCCGCCGTCCTTGTCGCCGTACAGCTGCAGCCCCGACTGGCCGAGGTAGACGGGGAAGATCCACCGCCACAGCGGGTAGGTCAGGAAGCCCCAGCCGTAGAAGAAGAACGTGAGCGAGACGCAGAAGCTGAAGACCGCCCACGGGAAGTGCAGGAAGCAGTAGAGGGCGTGCCGCCAGGAGACGCCGCTCTTGAGCTGTGCGCCGAGCCACCCCATGAAGCCGCCCTTGGCGGCGCGGACCGGGCCCGGCTCGGGCACGTCGTGACGCAGCAGTGCGCGGGACCGGGCCCGTTCGATGATGCCGATGCCCCGGCAGCCCGCGAGGCCCGCGGCCAGGACCGGCAGTCCGAGGAAGGTGATGAGGAGGCCGGCACCGACCGAGAGCATCGTCACCACGTAGACGAAGCTGAGGATGCCCATGGGCAGGTTCAGCAGCAGGTAGGCCAACTCACGCCAGGTCCTCGCCTCGAACGGCGCGCGAAGCACCGCTGGGACGCGGTGCTCGCGCGGTGCCGGCGAAAAGTCGTAAGCCATGGTTCCGTCCGTCCTCTGGTTTCTGCTCCCCTATGACATACAGCCTGGTCGAACGGCGCTTTCCCGCCCATGGTGCGGATCGGCGTGTTCGGGAGGGGATATCCCTACCCCGCCAGGTGGCCCTGGCGCGCGGACCCGGTCCTGGGCGGTGCCTGCTCGCGGTCGCGCCAGGGGAGTTCCGCGGTGATGGTCGTCGGGCCGCCGACGGGGGAGTCCACCACGAGCAGGCCGTCGACGGAGTCGAGCCGCTCGGTCAGCCCGGCGAGACCCGTACCGCCGGTGGTTCCGGCTCCGCCGTTCCCGTCGTCCCTGACCTGGATCATCAGCCGATCCTGCGAACGCCACAGGTCGACGCCGGCGGTGCGCGCGCCGCTGTGTTTGCTGATGTTCTGCAGCAGCTCGGACACGGTGAAGTACGCGATGCCCTCGATCGCCGCCGCGGGCCGGGCGTTCAGGTCGACACCGACCTGGACCGGCACCGTGCAGCGCGCGGCGACCGACGACAGCGCCGCGTTCAGACCGCGGTCGGTGAGGATCGCGGGATGGATGCCGCGGGCCAGATCGCGCAGCTCCTGGAGGGCGATCTTCACCTCGCCGTGCGCCTCGCCCACCATCTTGGCCGCCGCCTCCGGGTCCTCCAGCAGCTTCTCCTTGGCCAGGCCGAGGTCCATCGCCAGCGCGACGAGCCGGGCCTGAGCCCCGTCGTGCAGATCGCGCTCGATGCGCCGCAGGTCGGCCGCCGCGTGGTCGACGACGACCCCGCGGTCCGACTCCAGCTCGGCGATCCGCTGCTCCAGCTCGTCCGACGGTTGCAGCAGCCCCCGCACCATCACCCGGTCCACGGTGGTCAGCCCGCGTGCGATGAAGCCGAGCGCGGGCCAGGCGACGAAGAGCGAGGCGAAGGTGAGGGTGAAGGTGAGGATGCCCCAGGGAAGCCGGATGGCGAAGTACAGCGCGTGCCGCCAGGCGACCGGGTCCTTGAGCGTCGCCCACAGCCACGGCAGGAAGCCGAAGGTGCTCGGCCGCAGCGGCCGGGGATCGTCGATCACCACCCCCAGCATCTCGCGGGCGCGCGCCCGCTCAAGTCTGCCGAGCAGCCGGCAGCCGATGAGCCCGCCCGCGAGCAGGGGCAGTCCGATCACCGTGACCGACAGCCCGATACCGATCGCCAGCATCGTCACGACGAAGACGAAGCCGATGATCACGATCGGCAGGTTCAGCAGCAGGTACCCGACTTCCTTCCAGGTCACCGCGCCGTACGCGAGCCGCGGTGGCGGCAGCGGGGCGGGTTCGGCGGAGGTCGGGACAGCAGGACTCGGGCTCATGCTTCCAGCCTGCCGGTAGGGGCGGCCGGAGCGCCATGGGGTTCATAGGGCGGGACAAGGTGGGGTTAACCCCCCTGAGGCCTGCACGGCCGCTTCCCGCGCTCAAGTCAGGGCCTAGACTCCCTCCGTATAGATCGTCTAAAGATCCACTGGGATCGCTGGACAACGAGGGAACGAGGGGCGGACGGACGTGGACTACTTCCACGGCTACTCGGTCGTCGGTCTGGTCGCGGTGGTCGGGGTGCTCTTCGTGGCCGTGGCCTTCGGCGCCGGGCGGCTTTTGCGGCCGGTCGTGCCGACGCAGGAAAAGATGCTCACGTACGAGTGCGGGGTCGACCCCGTCGGCGAGGGCTGGGCGCACACCCAGATCCGCTACTACGTGTACTCCTTCCTCTACGTCATCTTCGCGGTGGACACGATCTTCCTGTTCCCCTGGGCGACGGTCTTCGCCGCGCCCGGATTCGGCGCGACCACGCTGGTGGAGATGTTCGTCTTCATCGGCTTCCTGGCCGTCGGCCTGCTCTACGCCTGGAAGAAGGGCGTCCTCGAATGGACGTGACCCCTGTGACTCCCGCGACGTCCGGTCCTGATGCTTCCGGTGCTTCCGGGCCGGACGGGAGTGAGGTCCAGTACCTGCCGGAGCCGCGCCGGCTGGGCACCCTCGCCCGGCTCGCGCCGGAACCGATGAAGGTGATCCTGAACTGGGGCCGCCGCTACAGCCTGTGGGTCTTCAACTTCGGACTCGCCTGCTGCGCGATCGAGTTCATCGCGGCGTCGATGGCCCGGCACGACTTCATCCGGCTCGGTGTCATCCCGTTCGCCCCCGGCCCCCGGCAGGCCGACCTGATGATCGTCTCCGGCACCGTCACGGACAAGATGGCGCCGGCCGTCCGGCGGCTCTACGAGCAGATGCCCGAGCCGAAGTACGTCATCTCCTTCGGCGCCTGCTCCAACTGCGGCGGCCCGTACTGGGACTCGTACTCGGTCACCAAGGGCGTCGACCAGATCATCCCCGTCGACGTCTACGTCCCCGGCTGCCCGCCGCGGCCGGAGGCGCTGCTCCAGGGGATCCTCAAGCTCCAGGAGAAGATCGCCCGCGAGTCCCTCGCCGACCGGTACGCCGACGGCCCGGTGGCCCGCCCGTCCGTGGCGGCCCTGAGCAGCAAGCTGATCGCCGCACCGCCGACGCCGGGGGAGGACCAGCGATGACGACCCCGGAACCGGGTGCGGAGTCGGAGGCAGAGCCGGGCAATGATCCGGGCGTTGAGCCGGGCGCGGGCGAAGCGGCCGCAGGCGAAGCGTCGGCTGTCGCGCCCGTTCCCGCCGAGCCGGCCGTCGGGTGGCTGCCCGGTGGCGCGGCGGAGATCTTCGGGGCCGAGGCCACGGCGGTGGAGGCGTTCGGTCTGCTGACCGTGGACGTTCCGGTCGGCTCGTGGATCGCCGCGCTGGAGATCGCCAGGGACAAGCTCGGCTGCACCTACTTCGACTGGCTGAGCGCCGTCGACGAGGCCGCCGCGGGCTTCCGGGTCTGCGCGCATCTGGTGTCGCTGCCCGGCGCCGCGGCCGACGGCCGCATGGTGCGGCGGCTGCTCGTCCGCACCACGGTCCCGCACTCGGCGGCCGTGCTGCCCACCGCCGTCGACGTCTTCGCTGGCGCGGGCTGGCACGAGCGCGAGACGCACGAGATGTTCGGCATCGACTTCACGGGCCACCCGCACCTGGTGCCGCTGCTGCTCCCCGACGAGTTCGAGGGCCATCCGCTGCGCAAGGACTTCGTCCTCGCCGCCCGCGTCGCCAAGGCGTGGCCCGGCGCCAAGGAGCCGGGCGAATCGGAGCACGGCGGGCCCAAGCGCCGGACGATGCTCCCGCCGGGCGTCCCTGACCCGAACGAATGGGGCCCGCTCAAGGGCCAGCTCCCGCCGGCCCCGGCCCGCCCGGCCCGCACCCCGCGTGCGGCGGGCGCGGCCGGTGCCGCACGTGGTGCGGCCGCTGCCGGTGCGGGTGCGGGTGCTGCCGCCGAGCGGCCGGCCCGCCGGCCCCGCCCGGCGAGCGACCAGCCCGACGCCCCCTGGCAGCAGGCCCCGGCGGAGAAACCCGCGCCGGTCGAGAAACCGGCTCCGGGTCCGGCTACGGCTCCCGCTCCGGAGACCGCTCCGCCCGCGGAACCCGCACTGCCTGCTGAGACCGCTCCGCCCGCTCCGCCC from the Streptomyces sp. RKAG293 genome contains:
- a CDS encoding NADH-quinone oxidoreductase subunit C → MTTPEPGAESEAEPGNDPGVEPGAGEAAAGEASAVAPVPAEPAVGWLPGGAAEIFGAEATAVEAFGLLTVDVPVGSWIAALEIARDKLGCTYFDWLSAVDEAAAGFRVCAHLVSLPGAAADGRMVRRLLVRTTVPHSAAVLPTAVDVFAGAGWHERETHEMFGIDFTGHPHLVPLLLPDEFEGHPLRKDFVLAARVAKAWPGAKEPGESEHGGPKRRTMLPPGVPDPNEWGPLKGQLPPAPARPARTPRAAGAAGAARGAAAAGAGAGAAAERPARRPRPASDQPDAPWQQAPAEKPAPVEKPAPGPATAPAPETAPPAEPALPAETAPPAPPVQPAPATPPETPDTEGGPTP